The window AATCGGAGTCGTGTAGGTAGATGGCCGATCCAGCAAAGTGCTCCTCAAAAGGCTTTGATAGGTCTCGAAAGCGAGAAATAGAACCTACAGGCAAAGAACagaaccaatcaagtgcaggaccgtctaagTAAGATGGAAAACGACAACATAAAACTTTATCAGATTCACCATTTACTATCATTATGGAGGTGAACTTCTTGATGTATTTCTTCGAATCACCTAGTCCATCATAAGGGGTTAGTGTGGTCGGCAGGGTGAACCTCATGGGCAACAGGAAATTCATCACCTCGGCCATGAACGGCCCAGGGGAGCTTTCTAGGTTGTCGTCCTCGTCATCTGGCCAAGCTTCCTCATTATGCTCGGGTTGCTCTTCTTCGTGCCAGCAGTTTCAGAGACATGCGTCGGCCATGAGTTATGCTCGGCTTCTTCTGTCCGTTCTTGTCAATCATTGTTGTTTTCGATTCGGGTGTTATTCAAATTAGAAATTTGATTTGCCATTCGTTGGTTCTCTTCGGCCATGCGCTGGTTGGCTTGCCATAACTCGGTCACCATCTGAAGGAGTTCAGATGGCGTGGGTGGAAGTTGTTCAGCCATGGCTCCAAGCGAGAACGTCGAGGCCGATGATATATGGAAAGGGTTATATTCTCGGCCGACGGTGGGCAccaattgttcttgtatggatacctgaaGGGAGAGCTCGGTCCCTGGGAATCGACGCCGAGTTGTTATCTTCGGTGCCGACCTTTGAGCCTTGTGGAAGTCCGAGCTTTACTCCGAAGGGATGTCCAAATGCACAGAGCGTGAGTAAGAAACAAGGGGGGAGTGTACCTacaaaggcactccgaagcttaagtcagtattgagaattcaatgtgttCTAAGGATAGAAGACTATACCTTTTATGAGTGAAGATAGGTCGGTTATGTTTCTGTTTCATCATATAAATTGAAGAGTACTAATTGGGTGATAAAATCCCATCTGATGTTTCAATTCTAAGATGTTCGTTGAGATTGTTTGAACTGCCGAACTATAACGTCAGCTTGCTGAGTAATAACGTGAATAATGCCGAGTTATGATAGATAATGCCGAGTTATGATGCTGGATTTGTAACGGTTGGATCAATAGTGAGATAATTATATTAGTGAATATCAATATTAGAGTCTTCTatgtatacttttttattttatattattatatcttttttatttatttattttacaatattaaactcttaattttttaatttaaaaatgatgTAACGAGCCACCACCAAACTGCACCAACACACTTCAATATCGGTAAAGAcactaattttaacattttttatcttTGTATTTTGTTCTTGATATTTTATCTCATTTTATTCTCACATGCGACACGGACACAGACACCAGGGGAGCTCGACAAATGAGTTAGATTTTGGCAACTGGACCAAATTACTAACccaatcaaagaaaaaaaaagatacgtATACccagaaaaggaaaataaaatcataGTCCTGGAGGAGTGCGGTCCAAAGTAAAGGAAACAACACTCCAGTggagaaataaattaataaatcggggatgctacacatccatgtaacCATGGAACCAGGTTGGCCTAACAC is drawn from Arachis hypogaea cultivar Tifrunner chromosome 12, arahy.Tifrunner.gnm2.J5K5, whole genome shotgun sequence and contains these coding sequences:
- the LOC140176660 gene encoding uncharacterized protein; amino-acid sequence: MAEVMNFLLPMRFTLPTTLTPYDGLGDSKKYIKKFTSIMIVNGESDKVLCCRFPSYLDGPALDWFCSLPVGSISRFRDLSKPFEEHFAGSAIYLHDSDYLNTIKQGQHETLRDYVMRFTKIAMSIPDLHPKVELHAIKSGLRPGKF